The Acropora muricata isolate sample 2 chromosome 5, ASM3666990v1, whole genome shotgun sequence genome includes a window with the following:
- the LOC136917004 gene encoding uncharacterized protein — MLGLHWYKSARLTWAVEDTPSCGYGKPACECNAAAKSCTFNLVIDEIRTFASYQKLSVNHETKIALRAAKGVVFSFGDNGIPVPLTENATCSEYKNSDCTEPQFVDGKTYRLGIAVNGQIPGPTLIIHEGQEVLIRVHNELTSEGISIHWHGIHQKGTPWMDGVGQVTQCPIGPSSSFSYRYIARPSGTFWYHSHSGAQRTDGLYGALIVKENPRRLPNITKELGDFEDLPGEHTLNLIDWQHEMSLDLLTQAIGGLGFYPGKPLGEVPTPDDEKYTSTVSFDNARIGPVPYFSGLINGKGRHSDVEYKKSRLSIFTVEEGKTYRFRLVGAQGMYAYKFSIAGHKLTVVATDGYLIEPIKDVDYIILHTGERYDFLLHASKPESKINYLMQAETMESDNTADGPPYPSLGHYGEAILHYKQSDDSHDPDINVPSSIYKSIVKQFIPRKCDAENQCKAVNCPFLHFHSSYHITCVNVNEMLLLEPTPPAELPKREPDSDCENCSYIINFNFEGESATASANGRNFILPAFPPQTQNKQFYANDGKCDLTINCNPPTPECSCAQVIDIPAKETIQLVFTNAGNARGVHPIHVHGHSFHVVYVGYPEYNEATGFIENVTSDIHCEDAECTNPGCDPNACTRPRWANGGPPEGIAIHPKTVRKDTVQVPAGGYVVVNYLSDNPGYWFLHCHNELHQLQGMALIVKEGDYQKNHPKTMNKCGDFEISENEFLDFYFSSTFQKK, encoded by the coding sequence ATGCTTGGCCTGCACTGGTACAAATCAGCAAGACTGACTTGGGCAGTTGAAGACACCCCTTCCTGTGGATACGGCAAGCCAGCTTGTGAATGTAATGCAGCGGCAAAGTCTTGCACCTTCAACCTTGTAATTGACGAAATCCGAACCTTCGCCAGCTACCAAAAATTGTCAGTGAaccatgaaacaaaaattgcttTGCGAGCAGCCAAGGGAGTGGTCTTCTCCTTTGGAGACAACGGAATCCCTGTTCCACTGACGGAAAACGCGACTTGTTCTGAGTATAAAAATTCCGATTGTACTGAGCCCCAGTTTGTAGATGGTAAAACGTACCGATTAGGAATAGCAGTCAATGGGCAGATTCCTGGGCCTACCTTGATAATTCACGAGGGGCAAGAAGTGTTAATTCGTGTTCACAACGAACTCACAAGTGAGGGTATTTCGATTCATTGGCATGGGATCCACCAAAAGGGAACACCTTGGATGGATGGCGTGGGGCAAGTGACGCAATGCCCAATAGGGCCTTCGTCAAGTTTTTCATACAGATACATTGCCAGGCCTTCTGGGACCTTTTGGTACCATTCCCACAGTGGAGCCCAAAGAACAGATGGCCTATATGGTGCTCTTATAGTCAAGGAAAATCCTAGAAGATTGCCAAATATTACAAAAGAACTTGGTGACTTTGAGGACCTACCAGGAGAACACACCCTAAATTTAATAGACTGGCAACATGAGATGTCACTGGACCTTCTTACACAAGCCATCGGAGGCCTGGGCTTCTATCCAGGTAAACCTTTGGGAGAGGTACCCACTCCTGATGATGAAAAATACACCTCCACAGTTAGCTTTGATAACGCACGCATCGGCCCTGTTCCATACTTTTCTGGACTCATAAATGGCAAAGGCAGACACAGCGATGTTGAATACAAGAAATCAAGACTGAGTATATTTACTGTAGAGGAGGGAAAGACCTATCGCTTTCGACTTGTTGGAGCTCAAGGGATGTATGCTTACAAGTTTTCCATTGCTGGCCATAAATTGACTGTGGTGGCCACTGATGGTTATTTGATTGAGCCCATCAAAGACGTCGATTATATCATACTACACACAGGTGAGAGGTACGACTTCCTACTCCATGCTTCTAAGCCAGAATCAAAGATAAACTACCTGATGCAAGCGGAGACCATGGAGAGTGATAATACCGCCGATGGACCACCCTATCCATCATTGGGACATTATGGAGAGGCCATTTTGCACTACAAACAATCTGATGACTCGCATGATCCAGATATCAATGTACCGTCATCGATATACAAATCCATCGTGAAACAATTTATTCCTCGAAAGTGTGACGCGGAAAATCAATGCAAAGCAGTGAACTGCCCATTCTTGCACTTTCATTCATCATATCACATCACATGTGTTAATGTTAACGAGATGCTTTTACTTGAACCAACCCCACCTGCTGAGCTCCCAAAAAGAGAACCGGATTCTGATTGCGAAAACTGCTCATATATAATCAACTTCAATTTTGAGGGAGAATCTGCAACAGCCTCCGCCAATGGACGGAATTTTATTCTTCCCGCATTTCCTCCCCAAACCCAAAATAAACAGTTCTATGCAAATGATGGAAAGTGTGACCTTACCATTAACTGCAACCCTCCAACACCAGAGTGCTCATGTGCTCAAGTAATAGACATTCCAGCTAAGGAAACGATTCAACTTGTCTTCACAAACGCTGGAAACGCTCGTGGAGTTCATCCAATTCATGTTCATGGCCATTCATTTCATGTTGTTTACGTCGGTTACCCTGAGTACAACGAAGCCACTGGTTTCATAGAAAACGTCACTAGTGATATACATTGTGAAGATGCCGAATGTACTAACCCGGGATGTGATCCAAACGCTTGTACCAGACCACGCTGGGCCAATGGCGGACCTCCAGAGGGTATTGCGATTCATCCCAAAACCGTCAGAAAAGATACGGTACAGGTGCCTGCTGGTGGATACGTGGTCGTTAATTACCTGTCTGATAACCCTGGCTATTGGTTTCTCCACTGCCACAATGAGCTACACCAGCTGCAAGGAATGGCATTGATTGTCAAAGAAGGGGATTATCAGAAAAATCATCCAAAAACAATGAACAAGTGTGGAGACTTCGAGATAAGTGAAAACGAATTTCTCGATTTCTACTTTAGTTCCACTTTTcaaaaaaagtaa